Proteins found in one Cryptococcus neoformans var. grubii H99 chromosome 14, complete sequence genomic segment:
- a CDS encoding glutamate 5-kinase, variant has protein sequence MDLKERGKGLHQKQALAAVGQGRLIALWDNLFSQLDQPIAQILLTRMDISDRTRYLNAQNTFSELLQMGVIPIVNENDTVSVSEIKFGDNDTLSAIASAICHADYLFLLTDVDCLYTDNPRTNPDAKPVRVVRDIEKVKQQVSTSTLGTSLGTGGMSTKLIAAELATAAGTTTVVMHSSNVIDIFKVIENGPSPCREVAETPALFEGPLCTMFLRRESALKDRKWWIAHGLHAAGTVVIDEGACRAIRRKESGGRLLPAGVVRVAGPFASHQAVRLVVRRRRHDDVAAFSSIDESTPGSPTPDLSQVPQPATLASPALRHLTIGTTNPITIMSDTNNTEPDTPQLQPSMSLSSSIASLDPLSRSVPPSPAITALAERLGTTSLTRIGRGVTEGESDEWEEVEVAKGLAQYNSVEIDRMKGRKSSEIEKLIGYVESEHVVDSITFL, from the exons atggatctcaaggaaagagggaagggatTGCATCAGAAGCAG GctcttgctgctgttggtCAAGGGCGGTTGATTGCGCTGTGGGATAATCTGTTCTCTCAATTGGATCAGCCTATTGCGCAGATCCTTCTCACCCGAATGGACATTTCAGAC AGAACACGTTATCTCAACGCTCAAAACACTTTCTCCGAATTATTGCAAATGGGCGTTATTCCTATCGTCAATGAGAATGATACGGTCTCAGTCTCT GAAATCAAATTTGGCGACAATGACACATTATCGGCGATCGCCTCTGCTATTTGCCATGCCGAttatctctttcttttgaCTGACGTTGACTGTTT ATACACAGACAACCCCCGTACCAACCCCGATGCCAAACCTGTGAGAGTCGTACGCGATATTGAGAAGGTGAAACAGCAAG TCTCTACCTCTACCCTCGGAACATCTCTCGGCACAGGAGGCATGTCCACCAAGCTCATTGCCGCCGAGCTTGCTACTGCTGCTGGCACAACCACCGTTGTTATGCATTCTTCTAACGTGATCGACATTTTCAAAGTCATTGAAAACGGCCCTTCGCCTTGCCGAGAGGTCGCAGAGACCCCAGCATTGTTTGAGGGCCCGCTGTGTACGATGTTTTTGAGACGAGAGTCTGCCCTTAAAGA CCGAAAATGGTGGATCGCCCACGGTCTTCACGCTGCTGGTACCGTTGTCATCGACGAAGGTGCCTGCCGTGCCATCCGACGCAAAGAATCCGGGGGTCGTCTCCTTCCTGCTGGGGTAGTCCGCGTGGCTGGCCCTTTCGCAAGTCACCAAGCCGTCCGTCTCGTTGTTCGTCGTCGACGCCACGACGACGTCGCCGCCTTTAGCTCAATCGACGAATCAACCCCCGGTAGCCCTACCCCCGACCTTTCCCAAGTACCCCAGCCGGCGACACTCGCTTCTCCGGCTCTTCGACATCTTACGATTGGGACCACCAATCCGATCACCATCATGTCTGACACCAACAACACTGAACCTGATACTCCTCAACTCCAACCTTCCATgtctctttcatcttcaatcGCTTCACTCGATCCATTAAGCAGGAGCGTGCCCCCTAGTCCTGCGATAACGGCTTTGGCGGAGAGGCTGGGCACAACATCGTTGACGAGAATTGGGCGCGGAGTGACCGAAGGAGAGAGTGatgaatgggaagaggtCGAGGTGGCGAAGGGTTTGGCCCAGTACAACAGTGTAGAAATTGACAGGATGAAGGGACGAAAGAG TTCGGAAATTGAAAAACTTATTGGGTACGTCGAGAGCGAGCATGTGGTGGACTCGATTACATTCTTGTAG